The following are from one region of the Colius striatus isolate bColStr4 chromosome Z, bColStr4.1.hap1, whole genome shotgun sequence genome:
- the ENHO gene encoding adropin, which produces MGAALSTGAIVAISFNCVIALLILILFFILCKACRTPSCPEKSPATEVDEVKNEEKYLLQP; this is translated from the coding sequence ATGGGGGCTGCTCTCTCCACCGGCGCAATCGTGGCAATTTCTTTTAACTGTGTCATCGCGTtgctcatcctcatcctcttctTCATCCTCTGCAAGGCCTGCAGGACCCCCTCGTGTCCCGAGAAGAGCCCAGCTACTGAAGTGGATGAAGTAAAGAATGAAGAGAAGtacctgctgcagccctga
- the RPP25L gene encoding ribonuclease P protein subunit p25-like protein: MENYKKTKIVEKPCPLPFTNLPPDIIEMKVKDGSKIRNLMGYAISKMELDSVRQILFTGSGKAVSKTITCVEIMKRRLKELHQITKVLFKQIEEIWEPIVPEAGLDALTVKRNIPAICVLLSKDALDPQEPGYQAPGSFDAFWIETLKAESQGQVKRKQGGGRGGGSMGKHPRPAGGAPAEPCVKS; encoded by the coding sequence ATGGAGAACTACAAGAAGACCAAAATTGTGGAGAAGCCTTGTCCCCTTCCTTTCACCAACCTGCCCCCTGATATTATCGAAATGAAGGTGAAGGATGGGAGCAAAATCAGAAACCTGATGGGCTATGCCATCAGCAAGATGGAGCTGGACTCGGTGAGGCAGATCCTTTTCACTGGCTCGGGCAAGGCTGTCAGCAAGACCATTACCTGTGTGGAGATCATGAAGCGAAGGCTGAAAGAGCTGCACCAGATCACCAAAGTGCTCTTCAAGCAGATTGAAGAGATCTGGGAACCCATTGTGCCTGAGGCCGGCCTCGATGCCTTGACAGTGAAGAGAAACATTCCTGCCATATGTGTCCTGCTCAGCAAAGACGCCCTGGACCCTCAGGAGCCGGGGTACCAGGCTCCCGGCTCTTTCGATGCCTTCTGGATCGAGACACTGAAAGCAGAGTCGCAGGGCCAGGTGAAGAGGAAGCAGGGTGGCGGCAGGGGGGGCGGCAGCATGGGAAAGCACCCTCGGCCTGCGGGAGGAGCGCCTGCAGAGCCCTGCGTCAAGTCCTGA